The Candidatus Sphingomonas colombiensis genome contains the following window.
CCCCGAGCAATTGCGCCGGATGGCGGAAAGCCTCGCGAAGAACGCGCCTTGATGAAGCGAATATGAATTGACCGCTTGTCGGGCGGTCGATCCCTACTCTACCTCGATCCTTCGGGCACGAAGGGGCGCATCAGGCGCGCCGCCCGACCGGGAGTATTGAGAGGGATGTTGAGGAAGCTGCTGATCGCGCTGGCGGTCACCACCGCCGCGCCGGCCATCGCGCAGACCGCCGCGCCGGCGAAGGTCACCTATATCCATGCGGGCGCGTTGCTCGATCAGCCGGGGCAGGCGCCGCGCGGCAAGAGCACCATCATCGTGCGCGACGGCAAGGTGGCGGAAGTCCGCGATGGCTTCCTGGTGCCGCCGGCCACCGCCGAGCTTATCGAGTTGCAGGACAAGTTCGTTCTGCCGGGGCTGGTCGATATGCACGTCCACCTTTGGGGCATCGGCGGCGATCCGGTGCGCGCGCGCCTCATGGGGATGACGCAGGACGACGGCGACAACATGATCGTGGCGCAGCTTAACGCGCGCAAAACGCTGAAAGCCGGCTTCACCACCGTGCGCGATCTCGGCGGCAACCCGCGCGGCGTCCGCGCGCTGCGCGACGCGATCGAGCGTGGCGATGTCGAAGGCCCGTCGATCGTCAACGCCGGCCAGATGATCTCGATCACCGGCGGTCACGGCGACGGCACCAACGGGCTTGCCGAGGAATGGTCCGACGCGGTGCACCAGCATCAGATCAACACCTGCGACGGCCCGGACGATTGCCGCCGCGCGGTGCGCGCGCAGATCGGGCTTGGCGCACAGGTCATCAAGTTCGCCGCGACTGGCGGCGTGCTCTCGAACGTCGCGGGCGGCCTTGGCCGGGCGATGACGCCGGAGGAGATGCGCGCGCTGATCGACGCTGCGCACAGCTTCGGACGCAAGGTCGCCGCGCACAGCCACGCGGCCGAAGGCACCAAGGCGGCGATCGAGGCCGGCGTCGACACGATCGATCACGGCACTTTCCTCGACGATGAGGCGATCCGGTTGTTCAAGGCCAAGGGTACCTATCTGGTGCCGACGATGATCGCGCCGATGACCGCTCTGGCCCAGGCTCGCGCAGGCGCGCTCCCGGCGAACACCATCCCGAAGGCGGAAGCCGCCGCCGCCGCCGCGGTGGCGAGCCATCGCAAGGCAATCGCCGCGGGCGTGAAGATCGCATTCGGCACCGATACCGGCGTGTCGAAGCACGGTGACAATGCGAAGGAATTCGCACTGATGGTGAACGCCGGCATGACGCCGGCCGCCGCGATTCGCGCCGCGACCGTTTCCGCCGCAGACGCGCTGGGCCGTGACGACATCGGCTCGATCACCCCGGGCAAGCGCGCCGACATCATCGCGGTCAGCGGTTCGCCGCTGGAGGACGTGACCCGGCTGGAGAACGTCGCGTTCGTGATGCATCAAGGCGTGGTCGCGAGCGGCGCGCAGTAACGCGCCGATCCGTTCCTGATTGAATGGCCGCCGCCCGGTGCGGCCCGCTGGTCAGCCGGCGGGTCGCGCCGGGCGCGGCTTTTTCGCACTTGTCGATTCTCACGCGGCCCCGGCGTTGTCCTCAGCGATTTTGCCCCTTATCGCGGGGCGATTTTCCGACTGGAGTGATTCATGACCGACAATGTTTCCGCCGAACAGCTGCGCCAGTTCATCGAGCGCATCGAGCGGCTGGAGGAAGAGAAGAAGGCGTTCGCCGACGATATCCGGGACGTCTATGCCGAAGCCAAGTCGACCGGCTTCGACGGAAAAACGATGCGCGCGATCGTCCGCTTGCGTAAGATGGAAAAGCATCACCGCGACGAAGCGGATGCGCTGCTGGAGCTCTATCGTCAGGCGCTGGGCATGATCTGACCCGGCCGGACGAAGGGAAGGAGAGAAAGATGCATATCTACGGTTCGCTTGCTTCTCCCTTCGTCCAGCGCGTGCTGATGGCGGCACGCGCCAAGGGGCATGAAATCGCGGTCGTGTCGCCACCGGGCGCCGGCATGCAATCCAGCGAATTCCGCGCGATCAGCCCGATGGGGCGTGTTCCCGTGCTGGAACTGGATAGCGGCGAGCATCTGTGCGAATCGGCCGCGCTAATCGGCTATCTCGACGACACGCTCGATGGCCCGGCACTGCTGCCGGCCGATCCGCTCGCCCGTGCGCGGGTTCGCGAGTTGGAAGCACTGGCGATCGGCGAGATCGCCGTCGGGCTCCGCCCGATCATGGCACATGTCGTATTCCATCGTAGCGATGCGCCGGAGGTGGTCGCCGCCGCCCATGCCACGATCGCGCTCGGGCTGGATGCGCTCGATCGGCTGATCCCGGATGGTCCCGCCGTCGCGCCGACGCTGGCCGATTGTGCGCTGGTGCCGGTGCTC
Protein-coding sequences here:
- a CDS encoding amidohydrolase family protein, which produces MLRKLLIALAVTTAAPAIAQTAAPAKVTYIHAGALLDQPGQAPRGKSTIIVRDGKVAEVRDGFLVPPATAELIELQDKFVLPGLVDMHVHLWGIGGDPVRARLMGMTQDDGDNMIVAQLNARKTLKAGFTTVRDLGGNPRGVRALRDAIERGDVEGPSIVNAGQMISITGGHGDGTNGLAEEWSDAVHQHQINTCDGPDDCRRAVRAQIGLGAQVIKFAATGGVLSNVAGGLGRAMTPEEMRALIDAAHSFGRKVAAHSHAAEGTKAAIEAGVDTIDHGTFLDDEAIRLFKAKGTYLVPTMIAPMTALAQARAGALPANTIPKAEAAAAAAVASHRKAIAAGVKIAFGTDTGVSKHGDNAKEFALMVNAGMTPAAAIRAATVSAADALGRDDIGSITPGKRADIIAVSGSPLEDVTRLENVAFVMHQGVVASGAQ
- a CDS encoding DUF2312 domain-containing protein, whose translation is MTDNVSAEQLRQFIERIERLEEEKKAFADDIRDVYAEAKSTGFDGKTMRAIVRLRKMEKHHRDEADALLELYRQALGMI
- a CDS encoding glutathione S-transferase family protein, producing the protein MHIYGSLASPFVQRVLMAARAKGHEIAVVSPPGAGMQSSEFRAISPMGRVPVLELDSGEHLCESAALIGYLDDTLDGPALLPADPLARARVRELEALAIGEIAVGLRPIMAHVVFHRSDAPEVVAAAHATIALGLDALDRLIPDGPAVAPTLADCALVPVLGLARLIDPVANTWPAITRRERVANYFARALLHPIARRSIDEMEAGFAAIRARAAG